Proteins from a genomic interval of Chroococcidiopsis thermalis PCC 7203:
- a CDS encoding carboxypeptidase-like regulatory domain-containing protein: MKTKYLLTLSLLTAVLGTFETAIAQVTTNESSIKILPDLLNSELMHSAAPATSANNSNSLLTPKTEFSVFPVGINIGDRNVKSGALVRGQEDGRQALNFANWRLSYDDIIQVLKFNVTTLADGQIEVRSAGIVTRLNPKKLRTDPELGLVFSIQDLQTLFGVKAKFDLNEYAIILEVPWLTQPATNTFEETETPVVLNGLQRLYPGKLNIAGMEQRVNATGTGDTTPTYTGDTLAVGSAFGGSWFVRTTQSQLQDFSTWKLAEAQFLRQTDFTDYFVGSQPTFWQSQETRNYWGLTLVQRQGFSPPQSLSAGSSDPRQRLQAAVVGRTIAGKAEPGTLVRLVRGFGSRAISEVLVDSSGIYRFENIKSDRAYDSNYRVFLYPQGRLTAPPEIREASFSTVPGQIPAGASAFVVSGGWQSDTDTQIPSMRELRGGVAGRWGLSPTLTVGLGGVYDDSLQGLAEVFWRPDNFPLQVAVSALAGSKLEAIADIQFTPSPNFSALLSSDRYSSRLNLNWQLSRSFSLYASANSRDATSGGVQFSFSGKNVFTFARAGLDTKNRLRWYLLQGLGRLELNLQGNEVGTNSALTYNLSQDNGNTEHSLLLNYETRSQGRSDRLLTLGWQYRSPQRASDGNYLWEAQLGYGMNSGGSGLFASLGTTVLPGVMLRGRYQGVSLTSDESSFSVELVSSLGLQAGISPGDRHTSEFRTQGGLLIQPFFDRNNNSKRDPSEEIYTENCDLLLILNNQPLTAWRPKIQHNRILLRLPPNTYRLDFDPAGFPPDWQAHLQALAVVVSAGSYTPVFVPLVPAFSRTGVVIDMQNKPIAGATVEAIGKSGQRKFSVTNSAGVYYLEGLSQGEYTLTVNGRSHLRLKLDTSTKPFQELNLKAKV, from the coding sequence ATGAAAACAAAATATCTGCTGACTTTATCGCTCCTCACGGCTGTGCTGGGAACATTTGAGACAGCGATCGCGCAAGTAACAACAAATGAAAGTTCTATAAAAATTTTGCCGGATTTGTTAAATTCTGAACTCATGCATTCTGCTGCACCAGCAACTAGTGCTAACAATTCAAACAGCTTGTTAACGCCTAAGACTGAGTTTAGCGTTTTTCCTGTAGGAATAAATATAGGCGATCGCAATGTCAAATCTGGCGCATTAGTCCGAGGACAAGAAGACGGCAGACAAGCACTTAACTTTGCTAATTGGCGACTGTCTTACGATGATATAATTCAAGTCTTAAAATTTAACGTTACCACTTTAGCAGACGGTCAAATAGAAGTCCGTTCCGCTGGAATTGTGACTCGCCTCAATCCTAAAAAACTACGTACCGATCCCGAACTAGGTTTAGTATTTTCGATTCAAGATTTACAAACATTATTTGGAGTAAAAGCAAAGTTCGACCTGAATGAATATGCAATTATTTTAGAAGTGCCTTGGCTGACTCAGCCTGCAACAAATACATTTGAAGAAACCGAAACGCCTGTTGTCTTAAATGGCTTACAACGCCTCTACCCTGGCAAATTAAATATTGCTGGTATGGAACAAAGAGTCAATGCTACGGGAACGGGAGACACCACACCCACTTACACGGGAGACACACTTGCTGTTGGTAGTGCTTTCGGTGGTTCTTGGTTTGTCCGTACCACTCAATCCCAATTGCAAGACTTCTCCACTTGGAAACTTGCCGAAGCTCAATTTCTGCGTCAAACCGATTTTACCGACTATTTTGTAGGCTCTCAACCGACATTTTGGCAAAGTCAAGAAACGAGAAATTATTGGGGTTTAACCTTAGTTCAAAGACAAGGCTTTTCTCCACCTCAGAGTCTATCTGCTGGGAGTTCCGATCCGCGCCAACGCTTGCAAGCTGCTGTCGTGGGACGCACGATCGCCGGTAAAGCCGAACCAGGAACCTTAGTTAGGTTAGTCCGAGGATTTGGCAGTCGGGCGATCTCAGAAGTTTTAGTCGATTCCTCTGGAATCTATCGCTTTGAAAATATTAAATCCGATCGCGCTTATGACAGCAACTATCGTGTTTTCCTCTATCCCCAAGGACGGCTGACTGCACCACCAGAAATTCGGGAAGCGAGTTTTTCTACTGTACCAGGACAAATTCCCGCAGGTGCTTCGGCTTTCGTCGTGTCTGGCGGTTGGCAAAGCGATACGGACACGCAAATTCCTTCCATGCGAGAGTTGCGCGGCGGAGTTGCTGGACGCTGGGGTTTATCGCCAACGCTAACTGTAGGTTTAGGTGGGGTCTACGACGACTCTTTACAAGGCTTGGCAGAGGTCTTCTGGCGACCTGATAACTTTCCTTTACAAGTAGCAGTCTCGGCGCTGGCAGGTTCTAAATTGGAGGCGATCGCCGATATTCAATTCACTCCCTCGCCTAATTTCAGTGCGTTGCTATCGAGTGACAGATATTCCAGTCGTTTGAATCTCAATTGGCAGTTGTCGCGCAGCTTCAGCTTATATGCCTCAGCTAACAGTCGCGATGCCACATCTGGAGGAGTGCAATTTAGCTTTAGCGGGAAAAATGTCTTCACCTTTGCCCGTGCTGGCTTGGATACCAAAAACCGCCTGCGTTGGTACTTACTCCAAGGTTTGGGCAGATTGGAACTGAACTTACAAGGTAACGAAGTAGGTACGAATTCGGCACTGACGTACAACTTATCTCAAGACAATGGCAACACCGAACACTCGTTGCTATTAAATTATGAAACGCGCAGTCAAGGTAGAAGCGATCGCTTACTGACTCTTGGCTGGCAATATCGATCGCCACAACGGGCAAGTGATGGAAACTATTTATGGGAAGCCCAACTAGGTTACGGGATGAATTCTGGAGGTAGCGGTCTATTTGCCTCGCTGGGAACCACCGTCCTACCAGGCGTGATGTTGCGCGGACGCTACCAAGGAGTATCTCTCACCTCTGATGAGTCGAGTTTCAGTGTAGAGTTAGTTTCTAGCTTAGGCTTGCAGGCGGGTATTAGCCCAGGCGACAGGCATACCAGCGAGTTCCGTACCCAAGGGGGTTTATTAATTCAACCGTTTTTTGACCGCAATAACAACTCAAAACGCGATCCAAGTGAAGAGATTTACACCGAAAACTGCGATCTGTTACTGATACTAAATAATCAACCACTAACCGCTTGGCGACCGAAAATTCAACACAATCGCATCCTCTTGCGCCTACCACCCAATACCTACCGTTTAGACTTCGATCCGGCGGGATTCCCTCCCGATTGGCAAGCACACCTACAAGCTTTGGCTGTGGTTGTCAGTGCTGGCAGCTACACCCCCGTTTTCGTGCCTCTAGTTCCTGCCTTTAGCCGCACTGGAGTTGTTATTGATATGCAAAACAAACCGATTGCTGGTGCAACGGTAGAAGCTATAGGAAAATCTGGTCAGCGCAAATTTTCCGTGACGAACAGCGCCGGAGTTTACTATCTAGAAGGATTATCTCAGGGAGAGTATACACTGACAGTAAATGGTCGCTCCCATTTACGGTTGAAATTAGATACATCTACCAAACCGTTTCAAGAACTTAATTTGAAAGCCAAAGTTTAA
- a CDS encoding D-2-hydroxyacid dehydrogenase — MKIVLPSNLAAQIEPHLSNDDRIVKLDLQGNLDGDPSDAEVYFHEWSYNTFFEQVLSQLPNLRWLHTESAGIDHLLIPTLVSRDLIMTNSAGVHAIPIAEFVLAYMLDRAKCLSTFKAQQQDRWLSYPEVEALGIQELMGATILIIGAGGIGQAIATRAQAFGMRVWGSCLHPRSLPGFDLVVGAQEWRKLLPKVDYLVLATPLTPQTKHLIDANVLKSMQASAYLINIARGGIIDENALIHALQKGWIAGAALDAFTVEPLPADSQLRSLPNVFITPHCSGISQQMQQRVIELFLENLALYKAGKPLRNIVDRAAGY; from the coding sequence ATGAAAATTGTTTTACCAAGTAATTTAGCAGCACAGATCGAGCCTCATTTATCGAACGACGATCGCATTGTCAAGCTCGATCTTCAAGGCAATCTAGATGGAGATCCAAGCGATGCTGAGGTGTATTTTCATGAATGGTCTTATAATACGTTTTTCGAGCAAGTATTATCACAATTACCCAATCTACGTTGGCTGCATACTGAAAGTGCAGGCATTGACCATTTATTAATCCCAACCTTAGTCTCTCGCGATCTGATAATGACAAATAGTGCTGGAGTTCATGCAATTCCTATTGCTGAATTTGTCTTAGCATATATGCTCGATCGCGCCAAATGCTTATCTACATTTAAAGCCCAACAGCAAGATCGTTGGTTGTCATATCCAGAAGTAGAAGCTTTGGGAATCCAAGAATTGATGGGCGCAACTATCCTAATTATCGGTGCTGGAGGTATTGGTCAAGCGATCGCCACCCGCGCTCAAGCTTTTGGAATGCGCGTCTGGGGGAGTTGCTTGCATCCGCGATCGCTGCCCGGTTTCGATTTGGTAGTTGGCGCACAAGAATGGCGTAAACTTTTACCAAAGGTAGATTATCTCGTCTTGGCTACGCCTTTAACACCTCAAACAAAACACCTAATCGATGCCAATGTCCTAAAATCCATGCAGGCAAGTGCTTATTTAATTAATATTGCCCGTGGCGGAATTATCGATGAGAATGCTCTCATTCACGCTCTCCAAAAAGGCTGGATTGCAGGCGCGGCTTTAGATGCTTTTACTGTAGAACCACTACCAGCAGACAGTCAATTGCGATCGCTACCCAATGTCTTTATAACTCCTCACTGTAGCGGCATATCTCAACAGATGCAACAACGGGTAATAGAGTTATTTCTAGAAAATTTGGCACTCTATAAAGCTGGGAAACCTTTGCGCAACATCGTAGATCGAGCGGCTGGATATTAA